One window of Candidatus Anaeroferrophillus wilburensis genomic DNA carries:
- a CDS encoding STAS domain-containing protein encodes MFKPKFFVLLPQLTTSQLLHDLVAGIIVGIIALPLAIAFGIASGVSPEKGIITAIIGGFVVSFLGGSRVQIGGPTGAFIVIVYSIIQTYGVDGLMLATLMAGIILIVMGFAQFGSMIKFIPFPVVVGFTSGIAVVIFSSQINEFCGMGITKLPADFIGKWVEYFRHLASINYQTLGIGLLSLLIIICWPNISKKIPGSVIAILASTVLVQLFNLNVATIESRFGTIPASFPSPSLPAMNLALIRELIPSAMTIAILAAIESLLSAVVADGMIGGKHKSNMELVANGVANIISPLFGGIPVTGAIARTAANIKNGGRTPVSGIVHAATLLTIMLLLGQWAKLIPMATLAAILIVIAFNMSEYYIFKRLLKSPHSDVAVLLTTFGLTVIFDLTIAVEIGMILAVILFMKRMVSVSNVSIITREVKDANETSDASAIQNKDVPEGVEVYEINGPFFFGAATKFKEVIRRLDNPPKIMIFRMRNVLAIDATGLNLLSEIIRENKKENAHLILSGVHAQPMYALTQYDIIDEIGLDNVFGNIDDALDRARELLGFPKMGRPKDFVPVVKREM; translated from the coding sequence ATGTTTAAGCCAAAGTTTTTCGTATTGCTGCCCCAATTGACCACATCACAACTTCTCCATGACCTCGTTGCCGGCATTATTGTTGGGATCATCGCGCTGCCCCTGGCGATCGCGTTTGGTATCGCTTCCGGCGTTTCCCCCGAAAAGGGAATCATAACGGCGATCATCGGCGGCTTCGTGGTTTCCTTCCTGGGCGGCAGCCGGGTTCAAATTGGCGGCCCGACCGGGGCATTTATTGTTATTGTTTACAGCATCATTCAGACCTACGGCGTCGATGGACTTATGCTGGCCACGCTGATGGCCGGCATCATCCTGATTGTTATGGGTTTCGCCCAGTTTGGTTCAATGATTAAATTTATCCCGTTCCCGGTTGTGGTTGGCTTCACCAGCGGTATTGCCGTGGTTATTTTTTCGAGCCAGATCAATGAGTTCTGCGGCATGGGAATCACCAAACTGCCAGCTGATTTCATCGGTAAATGGGTGGAATATTTCCGCCATCTTGCGTCGATCAATTACCAGACTCTGGGCATTGGTCTGCTTTCACTGCTCATCATCATCTGCTGGCCAAACATATCGAAAAAGATTCCCGGTTCAGTTATTGCAATTCTGGCATCGACGGTACTGGTCCAGCTCTTCAATCTTAACGTGGCAACCATCGAATCGCGTTTCGGCACCATCCCTGCCTCTTTTCCATCCCCTTCCCTGCCAGCAATGAACTTAGCACTGATACGCGAACTCATTCCTTCGGCCATGACCATCGCTATCCTTGCCGCGATTGAGTCACTGCTGTCTGCGGTTGTAGCCGATGGCATGATCGGTGGAAAACATAAATCAAATATGGAGCTGGTAGCCAACGGTGTGGCCAACATCATCTCACCCCTGTTCGGGGGCATTCCGGTCACCGGTGCCATTGCCCGAACGGCGGCAAATATCAAGAATGGCGGGCGCACGCCGGTTTCCGGAATAGTCCATGCCGCAACATTGCTGACCATTATGCTGTTATTGGGGCAGTGGGCTAAATTGATTCCCATGGCGACGCTGGCTGCCATACTGATTGTCATCGCCTTTAACATGAGTGAATATTATATCTTTAAGCGTCTGCTGAAAAGCCCCCATAGCGATGTCGCCGTTTTACTGACCACCTTTGGACTGACGGTTATTTTTGACCTAACCATAGCCGTCGAAATCGGCATGATTCTGGCTGTCATCTTGTTCATGAAAAGGATGGTCAGTGTTTCGAATGTCAGCATCATCACCCGGGAGGTAAAAGATGCCAATGAGACATCGGATGCCAGTGCCATTCAAAACAAGGATGTCCCGGAAGGGGTTGAAGTCTATGAAATAAACGGGCCATTCTTCTTTGGCGCTGCCACCAAGTTCAAAGAAGTGATCCGCCGCCTGGATAATCCGCCCAAGATAATGATTTTTCGCATGCGCAACGTGCTGGCAATTGACGCCACCGGCCTGAACCTACTGAGCGAGATTATCCGTGAGAATAAAAAGGAGAATGCTCATTTAATCCTGTCCGGTGTGCATGCCCAACCAATGTACGCATTAACACAGTACGACATAATTGATGAAATTGGTTTGGACAATGTCTTCGGCAATATTGATGATGCGCTGGACCGGGCAAGGGAGCTGCTTGGTTTTCCCAAAATGGGACGACCGAAGGATTTTGTCCCGGTGGTAAAACGGGAAATGTAG
- a CDS encoding peroxiredoxin, with translation MIAHGTAAPDFCLPDQDDHQVKLADFYGQWLVLYCYPKDNTSGUAKEAQAFTGLVDEFSRLGAVAVGVSPDSTKSHRNFIAKKELGVRLLSDPDHGMLEDYGVWQLKKMAGREYHGVVRSTYLIDPQGMVAWSWTKVKVDGHGEQVRQKLLELQNS, from the coding sequence ATGATTGCACATGGCACTGCAGCTCCTGATTTCTGTCTGCCGGATCAGGATGATCATCAGGTGAAGCTGGCCGATTTTTATGGTCAATGGCTGGTTCTCTATTGTTATCCGAAAGACAACACCTCCGGTTGAGCCAAAGAGGCACAGGCGTTTACCGGTCTGGTAGACGAATTTTCGCGGCTGGGGGCGGTGGCTGTTGGTGTCAGTCCTGATTCCACCAAAAGTCATCGCAACTTTATTGCTAAAAAGGAGCTTGGTGTCAGGCTACTCAGTGATCCTGATCATGGCATGCTGGAGGATTACGGCGTTTGGCAGCTGAAAAAGATGGCCGGCCGGGAGTACCATGGTGTGGTGCGCAGTACCTATCTGATAGATCCCCAGGGAATGGTCGCCTGGAGTTGGACAAAAGTGAAAGTTGACGGCCATGGTGAACAGGTGCGGCAGAAACTGCTGGAGCTGCAAAACAGTTAA